A portion of the Lolium rigidum isolate FL_2022 chromosome 1, APGP_CSIRO_Lrig_0.1, whole genome shotgun sequence genome contains these proteins:
- the LOC124682951 gene encoding uncharacterized protein LOC124682951, whose product MSFWGSAGTSAVWGPSHHGPSPLVPLMVVLALGWVIYNETLMGWYELVTEVQETVTDNAMVFLLAAGLLLLAIVLLGNQMEVVLVPVVLVLVMLLIQNIVVAALLLLLVVYFAGIYYYPPQRGYYGGGSFNGGDWACSGLGFYMLLLLCLVLCAMFSEDGGNWWIPGVLLAACLLCLNLFSGGKVLGYEYF is encoded by the coding sequence ATGAGCTTCTGGGGATCTGCAGGTACCTCGGCTGTGTGGGGGCCATCCCACCATGGGCCGTCTCCATTGGTACCCCTCATGGTGGTACTGGCCTTGGGGTGGGTCATCTACAACGAGACCCTGATGGGGTGGTATGAGCTGGTCACCGAGGTGCAGGAAACCGTGACCGACAATGCCATGGTCTTCCTCCTCGCTGCCGGGCTCCTGCTGCTCGCCATCGTCCTCCTCGGCAACCAGATGGAAGTCGTTCTCGTGCCGGTGGTGCTAGTGCTGGTCATGCTCCTGATTCAGAACATCGTTGTTGCggcgctcctgctgctgctggtggtgtACTTCGCCGGAATATACTACTACCCGCCTCAACGGGGCTACTACGGTGGCGGTAGCTTCAACGGCGGTGACTGGGCATGCTCTGGGCTGGGGTTCTACATGCTGCTGCTGCTTTGCCTGGTGCTGTGTGCCATGTTTTCAGAGGACGGCGGCAACTGGTGGATTCCAGGTGTGCTGCTGGCAGCATGTCTGCTCTGCCTCAACCTATTCTCAGGTGGCAAAGTCTTAGGCTATGAATACTTCTGA